From the genome of Bombyx mori chromosome 7, ASM3026992v2:
TATAAAGAAACGCTAGAaggaacaaattttttttaattttttttattgcttaggtgggtggacgagctcacagcccacctggtgttaagtggttactggagcccatagacatttacgacataaatgcgccacccaccttgagatatcagttctaaggtctcaagtatagttacaacggctgccccgcccttcaaaccgaaacgcattactacttcatggcagaaataggcggggtagtggtacctacccgcgcggactcacaagaggtcctaccaccagtaaaattcgaaATCAAACTGAAAAAATCGTGTTAATTTATATGCCCTCGTTAatgaaatagaataaatattttatctgtGTTCAATTGGAACTTTTTTATAGCTCTAATAATTCTTCTTATCGTACTGttcaataatattagtataatataattttataagatTACTAGTGAGTAGATAGTAagtagattactggtggtaggtcctcttgtgagttctaagggtggggcagccgttatgctgtaaaaactgagaccttagaactatatctcaaggttggtggcagcatttgcgttgtagatgtctatgggctccggtaaccacttcacacgtgaggtgggccgtgagctcgtccacccacttaagtaataaaaaataaataaataaaaggtagGCAGACAGACGgcaggaagctaacggccaaccttcaggatttaAGAGGCCccggaagaagaagaagaagaaggcagACAGTAGTTAAAAGTTGTTTTCTTCTTTGTAGGCTCAGAAGAAATGCTGGAGTCAATAGATGAACTAAAAGAACGGCTGACTTCCATGAAGAAGATGATGGAGGAACGCAAGGCCGCCGGATCCGGCACCAAGGACTTATTCCAAGGTCACGCGCAGAGTCTCCAGGGCACCAACATGATCGACGGGAACTTTTTGAGTTTCGTCTTCGGGGGCTCGCTTTTTGTGATTTTAAGCGTCTCTGTCTATGCTTTCTATAATCTGTATCACGCCGTCTTAAAGAAATTCCCTTCGAAGCATACAGAGCTTTAAACATTCGGCACTAGGGTTCAGATTACGAGATACCAACTAACCGCAAAAGTCATGAACGGATTAAAAAGGTTTCGTGGCAttcattattacattttaaagtttaggctatttgaaaaaaaagaaaaaaaaatcttctagaTCTTTTTCTTGTGACGTATTGGAATATTCTTATCTGGATAGATAATTTAATCTGTAGTATAATAACGTCGTATACAGCGTCGTATAACCTAATAAAATCATGAATATTAATATCTACAATAAAGTCTCTATCAGCGAATTGAGTACACCATGAGTAGCAAATATACAATATgtgataattttaaactttcagTCTCATTGTTTTCGTGTGTATGTTAAATTAACATTTGCTCAATTTAGAAGCTGGAATTCTTTTTATGTAAAATGGTTACGTCAAATGTAACGTCATTTATCGCTGTCACAGCTGATGTCTGTgccacagcagaaataggcagtgcggcAGTAACtatacttttattatataataggttgggaaaaTCCAAAAACAGTTTGTTACCTAAACTGTCATTGGCAAATACGATTCGAGGATAATATTGTATGATGTAccttttgtaataaatataatttcttcaTTACACTACATTAAGGATATTTACAAATTGTGATCTGAACGGGTGTTGTTTTACTCTATCAAAGATATCGGAACTAAACTTAagaatttttaacattaactattttgtattaattatcaTGTATTTAATTCACTACAACCATTCTAATGTATTAGTTACGGTCACTTCCTTACGAATAACATATTGGGCGACGGCCTGGAACTTTAATATTATCTATCTTATCCACTTTATACTTAATAGGTTGGGGGAAAAGTCTTTTcgtattatagtatgtatgaacttgtaataaagtctctttggctatactatttgtatctggctggttttggtatcattaaaagtttaaatttgaaagaagatagttccaaattcaaattaggaaaatgtgtgatttttatttatttttcgtactgtcaacatgagtgaatctaatgaagaaattcgaaacattttaaaattttactacacaaaaggtaaaaatgcaatgCAAGCCgcaaaaaaaatttgcgatttttatggacctagtgcagttgtctgtgagagtagcacaaatttggtttaagcgttttcaatccggtaattttgatgtcaaagacgcacgtcgctctggtcgccctattacggataaaaaggatgccatttttgaaaaagtggaccaagatcggcatatcactAGTTACGaggtagctgaagaactgggaattgatcACAAAACaattttggcgcatttgaaaaaaactgggtacacaaaaaagctcgatatttgggtacctcatgATCTCACTgtaagaaacctaatgaaccttgtaatcatttgtg
Proteins encoded in this window:
- the LOC101742769 gene encoding uncharacterized protein LOC101742769 isoform X2; translation: MLESIDELKERLTSMKKMMEERKAAGSGTKDLFQGHAQSLQGTNMIDGNFLSFVFGGSLFVILSVSVYAFYNLYHAVLKKFPSKHTEL
- the LOC101742769 gene encoding uncharacterized protein LOC101742769 isoform X1 is translated as MSRKNEQHADGSEEMLESIDELKERLTSMKKMMEERKAAGSGTKDLFQGHAQSLQGTNMIDGNFLSFVFGGSLFVILSVSVYAFYNLYHAVLKKFPSKHTEL